CACAGTGCGGGTTGGAAAAGTCCTCAATAAGCTTGTGATAAATCGTAATATTCGGCGCCAGGACAAAATAGTTCTTTATGCCCCTTGAAAGATACAGATACGCAATAAACGACCCCATTAAACGGGTCTTTCCCACCCCGGTTGCCAGCGTAAAACAGACCGAAGGAAAATTTCTCTCGAAGTCGGTACATGTAGGATAACAGGCTTTTACCTTTTCGAGTTCCTGTTGTAGGAAAGAACCCACCCCTGAATCCCCTCCCGAGAGGGGACTATTATACTCCCCTCTTGAGAGGGGGTTGGGGGTGTGTTCATCCGCATCTTGAGATATTCCTACCTTAATCCCCTCTTGGGAGACCCTTTTCTTTTCATTCCCCTCTTGGGAGGGGTTAGGGGTGGGTTTCTTTAACGTTAACCTGTCAGTAAGATCTGCCAGAATATTCAGGCTCTCTGCCTGGGGCGGGCGAAGACTCAGGCGGTTTTTGATGGTATTTGCTATGTAATTCAATTTTTATCCTTACGTATCATTATAATAAAATATCGATATCCTTTTGCTTAAGATACTCATTCATCACCTCAAAAAAATATCCGGCGTCGTTAATTCGCTTTTCTACCCGTTCTGCTTCGGGCGAAAATGACACATCATAATCTGCCAGAAACCGTTCATCCTGTTCTTCTCTTAAAATCTTTGATAATCTCACATCAATTTTTCCTGTCTTGACTAAGTGCATTCCAAATAGCCTT
Above is a genomic segment from Candidatus Brocadiaceae bacterium containing:
- a CDS encoding HEPN domain-containing protein, translating into MKHAYEVEIRREMERSKKSLSAAKRLYEEELFEDAISRSYYAVLHAAKAALLSEHVMVDSHEAVKRLFGMHLVKTGKIDVRLSKILREEQDERFLADYDVSFSPEAERVEKRINDAGYFFEVMNEYLKQKDIDILL